From the genome of Pseudomonas sp. WJP1:
GCGCCGAGCACGTCCGGGGTGAACAACAGCACGTGGGACAAACGCCGAGGGCGAACTTGCGCCAGGCCATCGCGCGTCGTTGCGCCACGGCGATTGGCCGGTGTATCGCTGCTGTGGTGGGCGGTCTTCTGGTCGGGCATGGTTTTGTCGCCGACCTTGACCTGCAACAGATTGCCGTCCGGATCGCGGAACCAGATGCCGGCGCCTGGGCGATCTTCAAAGCGCCCACCGGCGGCTTCGATCTGCTGGCGTAGCGCGGCGAAGTCCTGTTCGTAGCAGTTGAAGCTCAGGTACGCCATGGACTTGGAAGCGGCCGGGAGGATTTTCGCCCACACATGCCCATCGGCCGCCCGCAGCAGGAGTTGGTCCGCGCCATGCTCTACATCCAGGCCGAAGCTTTCAAAGAATTGGCAGGCTTCGTCCAGGGACGGAACGTTCAGCGCGTAATGATCAATTGAATGCACACCATGGGACACGCTCATGATTGCCTCCATTTTTAATTATTGTAGTTATTGCACGCAGGGCCTGGGGGCGGCCCTGCGCCACATTTCAAACGGTGTTGTCAGGCTTCGTCGACCACCGGGTTGACCAGCTTGCCGATGCCCTCGATGGACACTTCGACGATATCGCCAGCCTTCAGGTAGACCTTCGGATTCATGCCGAAACCGACGCCGGCCGGGGTTCCGCTGACAATCACGTCACCGGCTTCCAGGGTCACCGCTTCACTGAGCGTCGAGATGATGGTGGCCACGTCGAACAGCATGTCGTCGGTGTTGGCCGATTGTACGACCTTGCCATTGACGCGGGTTTCCAGCAGCAGGCCCTTGCCGCCAGCTGGCAGTTCGTCGGCCGTCACCAGTACCGGCCCGAACGCGCCGGTGTCATCGAAGTTCTTGCCGACCGTCCATTGCGGCGAAATGAACTGGTAGTCACGCACCGACCCTTCGTTGAACAAGGCGTAGCCGGCGACGTGTTGCAGTGCATCTTCCTTGCGAATGTGACGACCACCGCTTTTGAGGACTACGGCCATTTCGCCTTCGTAGTCGAGGGTGTCGGAAACACGCGGGCGAATCAGCGGTTTGTTGTGGGCGGTCAGGCTGGAGTTCCAGCGCGGGAACAGGGTCGGGTAGCTTGGCTGGGCGTACGGCGACTCCTTGGTGTGGTCGGCGTAGTTCAGGCCCACACACACGATCTTGGTCGGGCGCGCCATCAGTGGCAGGTAAGCGTCTTCGGCGATCTCGACCAGCGCACCGTTGGCACTGGCGCCGTGAGTGGTCAGGTCGACGCCGCGGGCCAGCAGCGACTCAAGGGATTCGGCGCCCAGTACACGCACACCTTCGGTGGTGACGACACCCAGGACAGGTTGACCTTGATTCAAGAAGCGAACGTAGCGCATGACGGTTTCTCTTGTTGGCTTGAAAGGGGTCGGTGTGGAAGGGCAGCCGACCGCGTAGTCACTAAGCTAGGCCCAATAAAATATATCGTCAACAAAAAATATATATTTTTCCAAATATGAGAAATTTCTCGATCTGTGTATGATTCGAGCAGACAACGCGTAAAAAGGAGTCAACCGTGAATTCCCCCCTGATCAACTGGCAATCTTCGGAACCCGCTGAAAAGCGCACCATGGCCTCGCAACTCGAAGCCCGGATTCGCCAGGACATCATCAATGGCCAACTGGCACCGGGCAGTCGCCTGCGTCTCAAGGAGCTGGCCGAGGCCTACGATGTGGGGGTGATTCCACTGCGCGAAGCCTTGTCGCGCCTGGCCAGCAGCGGTTTCGTCTCGGCGGCGGATCAGAAGGGCTTCAGCGTCGGGCAGATTTCCGCAGCGGAAATCGCCGACATCACGGCCGCACGGCTGCATATCGAGTGCAAAGCCCTGGCTGACTCCATTCGCCAAGGGGACGTGGAGTGGGAGAGTCGCGTGCTTGCCGCCCATCACCGGCTTGACCGCCTGACCATCGTCGAAGGCCCTGAGCGCTTGCTCAAACCGGAATGGGAAAACGCTCATGAACTGTTCCATCAGGCGCTTATCTCAAGCTGCAACTCGCCAACATTGCTGCGCCTGTGTGCGTCCCTGCGGGATCAAACCGCGCGCTATCGCTTCCTGTCGATGCACTACGCCGACAGCGCCAAGCGCGATGTGCCCCATGAGCATCGACAACTGATGGATGCCGCCCTGGCCAAGGACATCGACACGGCGTGCGAGCTACTGGCCGCTCACTACCAGACCACCACCGACTCGGTGCTCAAGCACGCACTCTTGATTCAGGGCTGATGTTTTTTCCTGCAAGGGGGAGATCAACGCCTCGACGGTGGCAGGAATGTGTCATTTCTCATCAATATTCGCCCGCCAGCCTGGAAATCGAGGCTCGGCAGGCCTCCAGTGCCTGGCGGAATTCTTCGGCGCGCATCTGAAAGCGTGAGGTGGGTGCCACGACGGCGACGGCGTGGGGGCCCATGAACGTCGGGATCAGGATGCTGCAGGCACTGATGCCCACCGTGTGTTCCTGGTGATCGGTGGCAAAACCGCTTTCACGTATCGACACCATTTCGCTAAGCAGCGATTGGATGCCATGGGTCGAGTCCGTCAGTTTTTCCGGGGATTGGCCCAATACTTCCAGGATCTGTTCGTCGCTCAAGGTCGAGAGCAGCACTTTGCCGTCCGCTGTCGCGTGCATCGGCATCGAACGGCCCATGGGGAACACCACGCGCAATTCGCGCTCGGCGATAACCCGGTCAATGACATTGGTCTGCTGTCCGCTGATGCACGACAGGGTGACGCTCTCGTTCAGCTCCTGTGACAACTCCTCAAGGGACTTGCGGGCGATCGAGATGATGTCGGTGTGGGTCTGGTGAATCAGCTGAGCGAGGGCCGGGCCGAGGCGAAATCCGCTGCCGGGACGAATGGGTTCAACCATGGCCTCGGATTCCAGGGCGCTGACGATCCGTTGCACGGTTGAACGCGCCAACCCGACTTCCTGGGCAATCGCCCCCAGGCTCAAGCCTCGCGGATGGCTACCCAACACGCGCATCACTGAACAGGCACGGGCGATGACCTGAATCCCGCCGCTGCGACTTTCGTCCATTTCGTTTTTTTCTTTCGACTCACTCATTTCCTACCTCGAGACCGGCGCGCCTGGTTTGTGGGCTGAAGCCCTGCAGCAGTTTACAGGCTGGACGGGGGTGTACCGCAATGCGGGTGCTTGCACCACGATGTGGATCGCATTACGATACATCGCATCGCATTGCGGGTCACTCGTTATGTGATCAACCCCTCTCGACTGCCAATCCCCTTGCCTGCCTCGTGCAATGCAAGGCGTTGGGCGAGCTTTCAAAGGAGTATCAAATGAATTTCAGACCCTCCCGGCGCCTTGGCTACGCGCTGCCGCTGGCCGCGTTGATCGTGGCTGGCTGCCAGGAACCACAGGACACCGTGGTCCATAAGGTGCCCGACGTCGGGGTCGTGACCCTCCAGAATGAAGATGTCCTGCTCAGCAGTGATCTTCCGGGACGAACCAGCGCCTATCGCGTGGCCGAGGTCCGACCGCAGGTCAGCGGGATCATCCAGAAGCGTTTTTTCAACGAGGGCGCGCAGGTCAGCAAAGGTCAGCAGCTCTATCAGATCGACCCCGCCAGTTACCAGGCGGCCGTCGAAAAGGCCCAGGCGAACCTCGACACCACGCGTAACCTGGCTGAACGCTACAAGCGTTTGGTGGAGAGCAAGGCAATCAGTCGCCAGCAATACGACGATGCCGACGCCAATTTCAGGCAGGCCGCGGCGGAGTTGAAGATGGCCCGGATCAATCTGGAGTACACCCGCGTTCTGGCGCCGATCAGCGGGCGCATCAGTCGCTCGAACATCACCGAAGGGGCGTTGGTCACCACGGGTCAGGTCGATGCACTGGCGTCGATCAATCAACTGGACCCGATCTACGTCGACGTGACCCAGGCCTCCACTGAAATGCTCAAGCTGCGACGCGAAATGGCGTCGGGTCAGTTGACCATGGCCGGGCCGGACCAGGTGCAGATCCAGCTCACGCTCGAAGATGGCTCGGCCTACGAGTTGCCGGGTGCGCTGAAGTTTTCCGAGGTGACGGTCGACCCGGGCACCGGAGCTGTCACCTTGCGCGCTGCGTTTGCCAACCCGAACGGCATTCTGCTGCCGGGCATGTTCGTCCATGCCCGCCTCACCGAAGGTGTGCGCCAGCGAGCGATCCTGGTACCGCAACAAGGCATCACCCGCGACCTCAAAGGCCAGGCTACTGCGCTGGTGATCGGTGCTGAAAACAAGGCCGAGCTGCGGGAGGTCAAGACCCAGCGCACCCTGGGCAACAAATGGCTGATCGAATCCGGCCTGAAGGCGGGCGACCGGGTAATCACCGAGGGCGTGCAACTGGCCAGGCCCGGCATGTCGATCAATCCCGTCCCCGCAAAAAATCTCGACGCCAACTCCGCTGTGGTCAGCGCCACCGAGTAGCGCTTGCGCCGCTCACGCTCAAGGTAATACCTATGGCTAACTTCTTTATCAACCGGCCGATTTTCGCCTGGGTGATCGCTATCGTGATCATGCTCGCCGGCGCGTTGTCGATCCTCAAACTGCCGGTCAACCAGTACCCGAACATTGCCGCCCCGGCGGTGATCATCACCGTGACTTACCCGGGTGCATCGGCGCAAACGGTGCAAGACACCGTGGTGCAGGTGATCGAGCAGCAACTCAACAACCTGGATGGCCTGCGTTATCTATCTTCGGAAAGTAACAGCGATGGCAGCACCAACATCATCGTGACCTTCGATCAGGGCACCAATGCCGACATTGCCCAGGTGCAAGTGCAGAACAAACTGCAACTGGCGACACCGCTCCTGCCGCAAGAGGTGCAGAAGCAAGGGCTGCGGGTCGCCAAATATCAGGTCAATTTCATGCTGATCGTTGGGCTCTATTCCGAAGACGGATCCATGGATGACTTCGACATCGGCAACTACATCGTCTCCAACATGAAGGACCCGATCACCCGCACCAAGGGCGTCGGTGACTTCCTGATGCTGGGTGCCCAGTACGCCATGCGCATTTGGGTTGATCCTCAAAAACTCAACAGCTACCAATTGACGTCCCAGGATGTCATCGACGCGGTACAAGCGGAAAACGTGCAGATTTCCTCTGGCTCGCTCGGCGGATTGCCCACCCATAAAGGGGTGCAGCTGAACGCGACGATTCTCGGGAAGTCGCGAATGAAAACCGCCGAGGAGTTCCGCGAGATCCTGCTCAAGGTCAATCCGGATGGTTCACAAGTGCGGGTCAAAGACGTGGCGCAGGTGGGTCTCGGCTCCGAAAACTTCTCGATCTCCGGCACCTACAACGGCAAGCCTGCCGCCGCACTGGCATTGCGCCTGGCAACCGGTGCCAACTTGCTGGATACGGTCAAAGGCGTGCGGCAAACCGTCGCCGAACTGGAACCGTACTTTCCCAAAGGCTTGAAGGTGGTGTTCCCGTATGACACCTCGCCGGTGGTGGGCGCGTCCATTCACGAGGTCGTGAAGACACTGTTCGAGGGCATCCTGCTGGTGTTCCTGGTGATGTACCTGTTCATGCAGAACATCCGCGCCACGCTGATTCCGACCCTGGCTGTGCCGGTGGTATTGCTGGGGACGTTCGGCATCCTCGCGGCCTTTGGCTTCACCATCAATACGCTGACAATGTTCGGCATGGTGTTGGCGATTGGCCTGCTGGTGGACGACGCCATTGTCGTGGTGGAGAACGTCGAGCGGGTGATGTCCGAAGAGGGCTTGTCACCCAGGGAGGCCACACGCAAATCCATGGTGCAGATCCAGGGCGCACTGGTAGGCATTGCGCTGGTGTTGAGCGCGGTGTTTGTACCGATGGCCTTCTTCGGCGGCGCGACCGGCATCATCTATCGGCAGTTCTCGGTCACCATTGTGTCGGCCATGGCGCTCTCGGTACTGGTGGCGCTGGTGTTTACCCCGGCCTTGTGCGCAACCATTCTCAAGCCCATCGATGCCGATCACCATCACAAGAAAGGCTTCTTTGGCTGGTTCAACCGCAGCTTCGATCGCGGTGCCGAGCGCTATAAAAACGGTGTGGCAACCATCGCCCGGCGCAAAGGGTTGTTCCTGGTGATTTACCTGCTGATCGTCGGTGCCATGGCCTGGCTGTTTCCACAGATTCCAACGGCGTTCCTGCCGGACGAGGATCAAGGCACGATGGTGGTCCAGGTGCAGATGCCGCCCAATACCAGCGCCGGCAGAACCCAAGCGGTGCTCGATGAAATACGCGGCTACCTGATGGAGCATGAAGGTGACGTCCTGGAGTCGGCGTACACGGTCAACGGCTTCAACTTTGCGGGGCGCGGGCAGAACTCCGGCATGTTGTTCATCGGCTTGAAGCCCTGGGAAGAGCGGGAAGGGAACGACACCTCGATCTTTTCCTTCACCCAGCGTTTGCAGGCGCGTATTTCGCAAATCAAGGACGGTACGGCGATCGCCATCGTACCCCCTGCCATCCTGGAAATGGGTAACGCCAAAGGCTTCGACATGTTCCTCCAGGATCGTACGGGCCTGGGCCACGAGACCCTGATGGCGGCGCGTAACCAGTTCCTGGAACTGGCTGCCCGAGACCCTGTGCTGATGAATGTGCGGCCCAACGGATTGAATGACGAACCGCAGTATCAGGTGGTCATCGACAACGAAAAGGCCCGTGCGCTGCAGGTCAGTATCAGCGACATCAACAACACCATGAGTACGGCGTGGGGTTCTGCCTATGTGAATGACTTCATTGATCGAGGTCGGGTCAAGAAGGTGTACGTGCAAGGCGAAATCGATTCGAGGATCTCTCCTGAAGATTTCGAGAAGTGGTACGTGCGCAATGCCCGTGGCGAGATGGTGAAATTCTCGTCGTTTGCCAGTGGCTACTGGACTTACGGCTCACCGAAACTTGAGCGCTACAACGGTATTCCCGCGGTGGAAATCATGGGCGAGCCGGCGAACGGCTACAGCTCCGGAGACGCGATGCAGGCGGTGGAACGGATCGTCAAGCAACTGCCTGACGGCCTCGGTGTGCAGTTCACCGGTATTTCCTATGAGGAGCGCCTCTCCGGTTCGCAGGCGCCGGCGCTGTACGCCATTTCGGTATTGATCGTTTTCCTGTGCCTGGCCGCGCTCTATGAGAGTTGGTCGGTGCCGGTATCGGTGATCATGGTCGTGCCCCTGGGTGTGATCGGCGCTGTGTTGGCGACGCTGATGCGGGGGCTGTCCAATGACGTGTTTTTCCAGGTCGGACTGCTGACCACCGTGGGGTTGTCGGCGAAAAACGCGATTCTCATCGTCGAGTTCGCCAAGGCCTTGCACGAAGAGCATGGAAAACCCCTGGTGGAAGCCGCGGTGGAGGCTGCGCGCCTGCGCTTGCGGCCAATCATCATGACGTCGCTGGCATTCATGCTCGGTGTATTGCCCCTGGCTATTTCCAATGGCGCCGGCTCAGGCAGCCAGCACTCGATCGGCACTGGCGTCATCGGCGGGATGATCACGGCGACGTTCCTGGCGGTCTTTTTCGTGCCGATGTTTTACGTGGTGATCTGCCGGCTGTTCGCCCCCAAAAAACCTGGCCCGGTGGAAATGCCTGAAGGAGAGCGAGCATGAAAACGTTTCGTCGCAATGCTGCGCTTTCATTGGTCCTGATGAGTGTGGGCGGCTGCTCGCTGATTCCCGACTATCAGCGGCCCGAGGCGCCGGTGGACAGTGCCTGGACGACGCCTGTCGAAAAGCGGGCAACCGGTGGGGATCGGGTGACCTGGCAGGCCTTTTTCCATGATGAACCTTTACGCCAGTTGATTACGCAAGCGTTGGACAATAACCGCGATGTGCGCGTGGCGGCGCTGAACATCGAGAAAGCCCAGGCGCAGTACCGGATCACCCGTTCGCAAACGCTGCCTTCCATCGACGGCTCCGGATCCGGCACGGCCCAGCGCTTGCCTGGTGACGTGGCAACCAGCGGTTCGACCGGCACCAGCCATCAATACAATGCCGGCATCGGGTTTACCGCCTATGAACTGGATTTCTTTGGTCGGGTCGACAGCCTCAAACAGCAGGCCCTGGAAAGCTACCTGGGCAGTATCGAGGCGCAGCGCAGTGTCAGGCTGGCCCTGATTGCCCAGGTCGCGACGGCGTATTACCAGTTACAGGCTGACCAGCAACTGTTGGCGATTGCCCGGCAGACGTTGGCGAGCCAGCAGAGTAGTTATGAGCTGGTTCGCAACAGTTACCGCATGGACGTCGCCACCGAACTGGACTTGAGTCAGGCAGAGAGTACGGTGCGCACGGCTGAGGCCAGTCAGGCGCAATTCTCCAGGGCCGTGGAGCAGGACAAGAATGCGTTGGTGCTGCTGGTGGGCAAGCCGTTGTCGGCACCCTTATTCTCGGCCGTCCAGCTTGATGCCTTGAATGTGGAGAGCGACCTGGCGGTGGGCCTTCCGTCCGATCTGTTGACCTGGCGACCGGACATCCTCGCCGCCGAACACGCCTTGAAAGCAGCCAATGCCAACATTGGTGCGGCAAGGGCTGCATTCTTTCCGAGCATACAACTGACCGCATCGACCGGTTCCGCCAGCGCCGATCTCGGTCAGCTGTTTGCAGGCGGGCAGGGTGCCTGGACGTTTGTGCCGTCGATCAACCTGCCGATTTTCAACTACGGACGCAATCAGGCCAATCTCGATGTCGCCAAGGTGCAAGCGTCGATCGAGGTGGCCAATTACCAGAAGGCTATTCAGGTGGCGTTTCGGGAGGTGTCCGATAGCTTGGTCGCGCGCGAGTCACTCGACATCCAGGTCAAGGCTGAAAGCCAATTGGTCCAGGCCAATGCCCGCAGCTATCGCCTGGCTGAAAGCCGTTATCAGGAAGGCGTGGACACCTACCTGAACGCTCTGGATTCCCAGCGCAACCTCTACAGTGCCCAGCAGACGCTGGTACTGACCAAGTTGTTGCGCATCAACAACCTGGTTTCACTGTACAAGGCGCTGGGTGGCGGGGAAGAGGTGGGAAGCAGCTCACGATAGCGACTGATTCAACACTCGGTTTCCTCCTTGGCCCATGAGCGTTTTTTGTCATGGGCCTTTTTTGGTTCGGATCTCGGTGCCGGCCTTTTTTTGCTTTCCCTCGCTTGAGCAATGGCATAGATGGGCTTCATTCCACCTAAATCGAGCGGCTGAACGCGGCCCAGTCAACGTACCAGAGTTTGCCGATCTGCTCGCCGGGCACCGTTCCGTTCCGGATGTGGTTGCGAATTGCCTGCGGGCAGAGCGGAGTGCCGCCTCCGCCCCAGCGCCGGCGCTGAAAATCGCTGATCTTGATCAGTTCTTTTTTCACAGGATGCTCCATGCCGCGTGTTGTGGCAGAAGGTGGATAGGTTTCGCTGGCAACCCACTTGATGAGTTCGGCTTCGTCGTCCGGTCTCACCTGAGTCGGCTCCAACGCAGTCCTCACACCATCCCGAGAATCTCGGTGGAGTCCATACCACCCCGTTTGGCAAGGCGCTGCAGAGATTGGCTGTGATTGCGAAGTGCCTGCTCTTCGTATGGGATGAGCAAGCGCATGGGTATCGATTTGATATTGATGCCCTTCATCACGGGCATGTTTTCGAGAGGCATAGCGATATCCTCGCCCGCCGATCAATGGCAGGCTTATGCTTTAATGAATTAGATCTTGAGTAGGGGGTAGTGATGCATAAGGTTTTTCGAAACATGGTGTTCATTTCCGGGGTACCAATGGTGATTGTTGGACTCGGCGTTTGCCTGAACCAACTACTTTGGGGTCGAAGTGTCGGTTACTTGGCTTTTGCCTTTTTAGTCTCAGGGTGCACGTTGTTGCTGATTGGATGGCTACAGAGGAACAAGTGAAATTCTCGGCCTTACCCCGGCCCCTTGTAGCAGTACACGTAGGCGAACCAGGCGAGGGTGATCATGGCGTCACCTTCTGGCCGAGCAGCACGTCGCTGACAACCTCCCGGAGCTGGGCCGGCGACCACTGGAACCGGTCGAAGTCACCACCCGGCTCAGTATTCAATATTGTTTTTTTCGCCAACCAGAATCAGGGAATCAAAATCGAAGCGGTGGTTGTGGATTGCCGAGTGCTCGAAGCAAGTGCGGCGTGGCAATTCCGGGTGCCACACGTGCAGGCGCTGCGGATGATGTCCTCGGAATCGTTTCGCTGGCCGAAAGTGGTCTGGACATCTGTCAGGCCTATGACTTCATCATTCGCGAGAACGTGCAGCGGGGCCCTCAGCAGTCCGCTCTGCAAGATGATCTTCAATGATCAACCGAGGCTATTTAACGGCATAGACTTTGCGCACATAGCGCGTGCTTTTCCATGCGCATGGCGCACCTTGTGGCACGAACACAGTGTCCCCGGTATCAACGGTCACATTCGATCCGTCAGGTGCCAGTAAAGCCACGCTGCCTTCGATCAAATGCATCAGCTCATTGAGTTTGTGTCCTCGGCCGTGACGTTCGTAAGGTGTCGAATCCCAGACGCCGACGCGCAGATTGGTTGCGGCATCTTCGAAGGTATTACGTGACCGGCATTGCGGTGTCGGGCCAATCAGTATCTGTGGCTCCGGTTCTGCTGAAGGCGACAGGATCGCCAGCGGGTCGAGCAGGGTCAGGCCGGGTGTTGGCGCTGCGGTGGTCATGGCACAAAACGCCCACTGGGTGCCAACCCGAGCTTCGATCCGCAAGGCTGTGCCGCGACCGATTACCGCACTGGTGCCGAGAGACAGTTCCAGCGTCTGTTCTTGGGTTTTCAGCGTCACGTGGCCGGAGTGGACCACCATCACTTCGGTGTGCGGGAAATCCTCGATATCAACTATTTCACCTGCGTCGACGATGCCGGCGGACACACCGTCAGTCCCTGACCAAGCGACCTTGCGACCGTCCGTGAATGGATCGGCCGCACTCAATGGCAGTTGTTTGAAAGGCGTGACGACGCGGCTGCCATCGGCGCGAGCCAATAGCAAAACAGTAGGTTGGGGCATGCGGGTGACACTCCATTTGAATGAGGGAGTAGGGTCGTGAAAATCGGGGCAAGCCAAATGCTCAGCCGATGGCTTGAGTGACCAGTGCAAACTGCCGTACACCGTTGGCCGCTTTGGGGGGGGTGCCGCGGGCCATCTGCGCCACGGTGTCGACCTTTTTGAGTCCGGCCGACTCCAGCCAATCGGCCAGACCACAATCGGCCGGAATATCGATGCGCACAAAGGCGTCCGGTACCTGGGCCAGCAGCACTGCGATCAGGTGTTGGGCCTGCTCGAGGTTTTCGGCGATCACCGGGCCGATGCAACGACCACGGCCGAACGGACGCATTAGGGCGAAAGCATGCGCCTGGCCGTCGCGCACAATGCCCACCGAATGCTCGACGACAGCGAATAGCTCGCTGAGCACTGCTTGCCGGTCCAGTCCGCTGCCGGCGTTGGCCAGTTCCAGCACCCGCGCCTGATCCACTTCGCGCAGCGGGCGGCATTCTTCACCGTCTGCCAATGGCGCAGCCACGGGCGCTTGCGCCTGGCCCTGATGCTGCTGAATTCGGCCGAATTCGA
Proteins encoded in this window:
- a CDS encoding IclR family transcriptional regulator, with the protein product MSESKEKNEMDESRSGGIQVIARACSVMRVLGSHPRGLSLGAIAQEVGLARSTVQRIVSALESEAMVEPIRPGSGFRLGPALAQLIHQTHTDIISIARKSLEELSQELNESVTLSCISGQQTNVIDRVIAERELRVVFPMGRSMPMHATADGKVLLSTLSDEQILEVLGQSPEKLTDSTHGIQSLLSEMVSIRESGFATDHQEHTVGISACSILIPTFMGPHAVAVVAPTSRFQMRAEEFRQALEACRASISRLAGEY
- a CDS encoding GntR family transcriptional regulator, whose product is MNSPLINWQSSEPAEKRTMASQLEARIRQDIINGQLAPGSRLRLKELAEAYDVGVIPLREALSRLASSGFVSAADQKGFSVGQISAAEIADITAARLHIECKALADSIRQGDVEWESRVLAAHHRLDRLTIVEGPERLLKPEWENAHELFHQALISSCNSPTLLRLCASLRDQTARYRFLSMHYADSAKRDVPHEHRQLMDAALAKDIDTACELLAAHYQTTTDSVLKHALLIQG
- a CDS encoding GNAT family N-acetyltransferase, with translation MSAPLPSYVYRAMSSADLPAAHALSVQLKWPHRLDDWAMLQRVSNGFVVLDGQRLIGTAFACPQGEYTTIGLVIVSDDYQGKGIGRKLMELALEACQSSTPMLNATLAGAPLYASQGFVEFGRIQQHQGQAQAPVAAPLADGEECRPLREVDQARVLELANAGSGLDRQAVLSELFAVVEHSVGIVRDGQAHAFALMRPFGRGRCIGPVIAENLEQAQHLIAVLLAQVPDAFVRIDIPADCGLADWLESAGLKKVDTVAQMARGTPPKAANGVRQFALVTQAIG
- a CDS encoding efflux RND transporter permease subunit; the protein is MANFFINRPIFAWVIAIVIMLAGALSILKLPVNQYPNIAAPAVIITVTYPGASAQTVQDTVVQVIEQQLNNLDGLRYLSSESNSDGSTNIIVTFDQGTNADIAQVQVQNKLQLATPLLPQEVQKQGLRVAKYQVNFMLIVGLYSEDGSMDDFDIGNYIVSNMKDPITRTKGVGDFLMLGAQYAMRIWVDPQKLNSYQLTSQDVIDAVQAENVQISSGSLGGLPTHKGVQLNATILGKSRMKTAEEFREILLKVNPDGSQVRVKDVAQVGLGSENFSISGTYNGKPAAALALRLATGANLLDTVKGVRQTVAELEPYFPKGLKVVFPYDTSPVVGASIHEVVKTLFEGILLVFLVMYLFMQNIRATLIPTLAVPVVLLGTFGILAAFGFTINTLTMFGMVLAIGLLVDDAIVVVENVERVMSEEGLSPREATRKSMVQIQGALVGIALVLSAVFVPMAFFGGATGIIYRQFSVTIVSAMALSVLVALVFTPALCATILKPIDADHHHKKGFFGWFNRSFDRGAERYKNGVATIARRKGLFLVIYLLIVGAMAWLFPQIPTAFLPDEDQGTMVVQVQMPPNTSAGRTQAVLDEIRGYLMEHEGDVLESAYTVNGFNFAGRGQNSGMLFIGLKPWEEREGNDTSIFSFTQRLQARISQIKDGTAIAIVPPAILEMGNAKGFDMFLQDRTGLGHETLMAARNQFLELAARDPVLMNVRPNGLNDEPQYQVVIDNEKARALQVSISDINNTMSTAWGSAYVNDFIDRGRVKKVYVQGEIDSRISPEDFEKWYVRNARGEMVKFSSFASGYWTYGSPKLERYNGIPAVEIMGEPANGYSSGDAMQAVERIVKQLPDGLGVQFTGISYEERLSGSQAPALYAISVLIVFLCLAALYESWSVPVSVIMVVPLGVIGAVLATLMRGLSNDVFFQVGLLTTVGLSAKNAILIVEFAKALHEEHGKPLVEAAVEAARLRLRPIIMTSLAFMLGVLPLAISNGAGSGSQHSIGTGVIGGMITATFLAVFFVPMFYVVICRLFAPKKPGPVEMPEGERA
- a CDS encoding fumarylacetoacetate hydrolase family protein, translated to MRYVRFLNQGQPVLGVVTTEGVRVLGAESLESLLARGVDLTTHGASANGALVEIAEDAYLPLMARPTKIVCVGLNYADHTKESPYAQPSYPTLFPRWNSSLTAHNKPLIRPRVSDTLDYEGEMAVVLKSGGRHIRKEDALQHVAGYALFNEGSVRDYQFISPQWTVGKNFDDTGAFGPVLVTADELPAGGKGLLLETRVNGKVVQSANTDDMLFDVATIISTLSEAVTLEAGDVIVSGTPAGVGFGMNPKVYLKAGDIVEVSIEGIGKLVNPVVDEA
- a CDS encoding VOC family protein, with amino-acid sequence MSVSHGVHSIDHYALNVPSLDEACQFFESFGLDVEHGADQLLLRAADGHVWAKILPAASKSMAYLSFNCYEQDFAALRQQIEAAGGRFEDRPGAGIWFRDPDGNLLQVKVGDKTMPDQKTAHHSSDTPANRRGATTRDGLAQVRPRRLSHVLLFTPDVLGALHFYEQALGLKLSDKSMDIIAFSHASHGCDHHLVAFAKSSAKGWHHAAWEVDSIDEVGAGASQMAAAGHTKGWGTGRHCLGSNYFHYVQDPWGSFCEYSADMDYISEGSEWPAGDYPPENSLYLWGPDVPDNFIFNTEAGTPAPS
- a CDS encoding efflux transporter outer membrane subunit; its protein translation is MKTFRRNAALSLVLMSVGGCSLIPDYQRPEAPVDSAWTTPVEKRATGGDRVTWQAFFHDEPLRQLITQALDNNRDVRVAALNIEKAQAQYRITRSQTLPSIDGSGSGTAQRLPGDVATSGSTGTSHQYNAGIGFTAYELDFFGRVDSLKQQALESYLGSIEAQRSVRLALIAQVATAYYQLQADQQLLAIARQTLASQQSSYELVRNSYRMDVATELDLSQAESTVRTAEASQAQFSRAVEQDKNALVLLVGKPLSAPLFSAVQLDALNVESDLAVGLPSDLLTWRPDILAAEHALKAANANIGAARAAFFPSIQLTASTGSASADLGQLFAGGQGAWTFVPSINLPIFNYGRNQANLDVAKVQASIEVANYQKAIQVAFREVSDSLVARESLDIQVKAESQLVQANARSYRLAESRYQEGVDTYLNALDSQRNLYSAQQTLVLTKLLRINNLVSLYKALGGGEEVGSSSR
- a CDS encoding efflux RND transporter periplasmic adaptor subunit, with amino-acid sequence MNFRPSRRLGYALPLAALIVAGCQEPQDTVVHKVPDVGVVTLQNEDVLLSSDLPGRTSAYRVAEVRPQVSGIIQKRFFNEGAQVSKGQQLYQIDPASYQAAVEKAQANLDTTRNLAERYKRLVESKAISRQQYDDADANFRQAAAELKMARINLEYTRVLAPISGRISRSNITEGALVTTGQVDALASINQLDPIYVDVTQASTEMLKLRREMASGQLTMAGPDQVQIQLTLEDGSAYELPGALKFSEVTVDPGTGAVTLRAAFANPNGILLPGMFVHARLTEGVRQRAILVPQQGITRDLKGQATALVIGAENKAELREVKTQRTLGNKWLIESGLKAGDRVITEGVQLARPGMSINPVPAKNLDANSAVVSATE
- a CDS encoding cupin domain-containing protein — translated: MPQPTVLLLARADGSRVVTPFKQLPLSAADPFTDGRKVAWSGTDGVSAGIVDAGEIVDIEDFPHTEVMVVHSGHVTLKTQEQTLELSLGTSAVIGRGTALRIEARVGTQWAFCAMTTAAPTPGLTLLDPLAILSPSAEPEPQILIGPTPQCRSRNTFEDAATNLRVGVWDSTPYERHGRGHKLNELMHLIEGSVALLAPDGSNVTVDTGDTVFVPQGAPCAWKSTRYVRKVYAVK